Below is a window of Streptomyces sp. ITFR-16 DNA.
CGGCTACTGCGACGTGCAGCCCATCGGCGCCGTCACCGTCGGCCTGGAGGGCAAGCAGCTCGCCGAACTCGGCGCCATGCACGATTCGGCCGCCGGAGTGAAGGTCTTCTCCGACGACGGCAAGTGCGTCGACGACGCGGTCATCATGCGCCGCGCCCTGGAGTACGTGAAGGCGTTCGACGGCGTCGTCGCCCAGCACGCCCAGGAGCCCCGCCTCACCGAGGGCGCCCAGATGAACGAGGGCATCGTCTCGGCCGAGCTGGGCCTCGGCGGCTGGCCCGCCGTCGCCGAGGAGTCGATCATCGCCCGCGACGTGCTGCTGGCCGCGCACGTCGGCTCCCGGGTGCACATCTGCCACCTGTCGACCGCCGGCTCCGTCGAGATCGTGCGCTGGGCCAAGTCCAAGGGCTGGAACGTCACCGCCGAGGTCACCCCGCACCACCTGCTCCTCACCGACGAGCTCGTCCGGTCCTACAACCCCGTCTACAAGGTGAACCCGCCGCTGCGCACCGAGGCCGACGTGCTGGCCCTGCGCGAGGCCCTCGCCGACGGCACCATCGACTGCGTCGCCACCGACCACGCCCCGCACCCGCACGAGGACAAGGACTGCGAGTGGGCCGCGGCCGCCATGGGCATGGTGGGCCTGGAGACCGCGCTCTCCGTCGTCCAGCAGACGATGGTCGAGACCGGCCTGCTCGACTGGGCGGGCGTCGCCGACCGGATGTCGTCGCGCCCCGCGGCCATCGGCCGCCTCGACGGACACGGCCGCCCCGTCTCGGAGGGCGAGCCCGCCAACCTCACCCTGGTCGATCCGGCATACCGTGGAGTGGTGGACCCCGCGGGCTTCGCCTCCCGCAGCCGCAACACCCCCTACGAGGGGCGCGAGCTGCCGGGCCGAGTGACCCACACCTTCCTGCGGGGCCGTGCCACGGTCGTCGACGGGAAGCTCGCGTGACAACACTGACCCTGTACCAACTGGCCGCCGAGCAGAAGTCGGCGGAGGTGACCGACTGGTCCGCCCGCATCAGCTGGGTGATCGGCCTCCTCGTGTTCATCGCCTTCGTCTACTGGCTGATGCGCCAGGGCTGGAAGTGGCGCGGCAGCCTCCAGTCCGGCCTCGCCGCCCCCTCGACCACCCCGGACGGCTTCGCGGACGGCGAGAAGCTGCTCACGCTGACCGGCCGCTACCACGCCTCGACCACCGCCGGGCAGTGGCTCGACCGGGTCGTCGCCCACGGCCTCGGCACCCGCAGCCGCGTCGAGCTCACCCTCACCGAGCAGGGCCTCGACGTCGTACGGCCCGGCGCGACGGACTTCTTCGTCCCCGCCGCCGACCTGCGCGAGGCCCGCATCGACAAGGCCCTCGCCGGCAAGGTTCTGCCCGAGGGCGGCCTGCTGATCATCACCTGGGCGCTCGGCGACCAGCTGATCGACTCCGGCTTCCGCTCCGACTGCTCGGCCGAGCACCCCGCCTGGGTCGAGGCCGTCAACCACCTCACCAGCACTACGGAAGGCACCGCACGATGACGATCTCCACCCGGGGGGCCCTGGCTCCCGCCGTACTCGTCCTGGAGGACGGCCGCGCCTTCCGCGGCCGCGCCTACGGGGCTGTGGGGGAGACCTTCGGCGAGGCGGTTTTCTCCACCGGCATGACCGGCTACCAGGAGACCCTGACCGACCCCTCGTACCACCGCCAGGTCGTCGTGATGACCGCCCCGCACGTCGGGAACACCGGGGTCAACGACGAGGACCCCGAGTCGCAGCGGATCTGGGTCTCCGGCTATGTCGTGCGCGACCCCGCACGGGTGCCCTCCAACTGGCGCTCGCGGCGCTCGCTCGACGAGGAGCTGGAGCGCCAGGGCGTCGTCGGCATCAGCGGCATCGACACCCGCGCCCTCACCCGCCACCTGCGCGAGCGCGGCGCCATGCGCGTCGGCATCTTCTCCGGTGACACCCTCGCCGACGAGGAGACCCTGCTCGCCAAGGTGCGCCGGGCGCCCGAGATGAGCGGCGCCGACCTCTCCGCCGAGGTCGCCACCAAGGAGGCGTACGTCGTCCCCGCGATCGGCACCAAGAAGTTCACCGTCGCCGCGATCGACCTCGGCATCAAGGGCATGACCCCGCACCGGATGGCCGAGCGCGGCATCGAGGTGCACGTCCTGCCCGCCACCGCCACCCTGGAGGAGGTGTACGCGGTCGGTCCCGACGGCGTCTTCTTCTCCAACGGCCCCGGCGACCCGTCCACCGCCGACCACGCGGTCTCCCTCATGCAGGGCGTCCTGGAACGGCAGACCCCGCTCTTCGGCATCTGCTTCGGCAACCAGATCCTGGGCCGCGCGCTCGGCTTCGGCACGTACAAGCTGAAGTACGGCCACCGCGGCATCAACCAGCCCGTGCAGGACCGCTCGACCGGCAAGGTCGAGGTCACCGCGCACAACCACGGCTTCGCCGTCGACGCCCCGCTCGACAAGGTCTCCGACACCGCCTACGGGCGGGCCGAGGTCTCCCACGTCTGCCTGAACGACCAGGTCGTCGAGGGGCTCCAGCTCCTGGACCGGCCCGCCTTCAGCGTCCAGTACCACCCCGAGGCGGCCGCCGGCCCGCACGACGCCGCGTACCTCTTCGACCGCTTCGTATCCCTGATGGAGGGCCAGCGTGCCTAAGCGCTCCGATATCCAGTCCGTCCTGGTCATCGGCTCCGGCCCGATCGTCATCGGCCAGGCCGCCGAATTCGACTACTCCGGCACCCAGGCCTGCCGCGTCCTCAAGGCCGAGGGCCTGCGCGTCATCCTGGTGAACTCCAACCCGGCGACGATCATGACCGACCCGGAGATCGCCGACGCCACGTACGTCGAGCCGATCACCCCCGAGTTCGTCGAGAAGATCATCGCCAAGGAGCGCCCCGACGCGCTCCTGCCCACCCTCGGCGGCCAGACCGCGCTGAACACCGCGATCTCCATGCACGAGAACGGGGTGCTGGAGAAGTACGGCGTCGAGCTGATCGGTGCCAACGTCGAGGCCATCAACAAGGGCGAGGACCGCGACCTCTTCAAGGGCGTCGTCGAGGCCGTCAAGGCGAAGATCGGATACGGCGAGTCCGCCCGCTCCGTCATCTGCCACTCCATGGACGACGTCATCGCCGGCGTCGACACCCTCGGCGGCTACCCCGTCGTCGTCCGCCCCTCCTTCACCATGGGCGGCGCCGGCTCCGGCTTCGCCCACGACGAGGAGGAGCTGCGCCGCATCGCCGGACAGGGCCTCACGCTCTCCCCGACCACCGAGGTGCTCCTGGAGGAGTCCATCCTCGGCTGGAAGGAGTACGAGCTGGAGCTGATGCGCGACAAGAACGACAACGTCGTGGTCGTCTGCTCCATCGAGAACTTCGACCCGATGGGCGTCCACACGGGTGACTCGATCACCGTCGCCCCGGCGATGACGCTCACCGACCGTGAGTACCAGCGGCTGCGCGACATCGGCATCGCGATCATCCGCGAGGTCGGCGTCGACACCGGCGGCTGCAACATCCAGTTCGCCATCGACCCGGCCGACGGCCGCGTCATCGTGATCGAGATGAACCCCCGCGTCTCCCGCTCCTCGGCGCTCGCCTCCAAGGCCACCGGCTTCCCGATCGCCAAGATCGCCGCCAAGCTGGCCGTCGGCTACACGCTCGACGAGATCCCCAACGACATCACCGAGAAGACGCCGGCCTCCTTCGAGCCGACCCTCGACTACGTCGTCGTCAAGGCCCCCCGCTTCGCCTTCGAGAAGTTCCCCTCCGCCGACTCCACCCTCACCACCACCATGAAGTCGGTGGGCGAGGCCATGGCGATCGGACGGAACTTCACCGAAGCGCTCCAGAAGGCCCTGCGCTCCCTGGAGAAGAAGGGCTCGCAGTTCGCCTTCACCGGAGACCCCGGCGACAAGGCCGCGCTGCTGGCCGAGGCGGTCCGCCCGACCGACGGCCGCATCAACACCGTCATGCAGGCGATCCGGGCCGG
It encodes the following:
- the carA gene encoding glutamine-hydrolyzing carbamoyl-phosphate synthase small subunit → MTISTRGALAPAVLVLEDGRAFRGRAYGAVGETFGEAVFSTGMTGYQETLTDPSYHRQVVVMTAPHVGNTGVNDEDPESQRIWVSGYVVRDPARVPSNWRSRRSLDEELERQGVVGISGIDTRALTRHLRERGAMRVGIFSGDTLADEETLLAKVRRAPEMSGADLSAEVATKEAYVVPAIGTKKFTVAAIDLGIKGMTPHRMAERGIEVHVLPATATLEEVYAVGPDGVFFSNGPGDPSTADHAVSLMQGVLERQTPLFGICFGNQILGRALGFGTYKLKYGHRGINQPVQDRSTGKVEVTAHNHGFAVDAPLDKVSDTAYGRAEVSHVCLNDQVVEGLQLLDRPAFSVQYHPEAAAGPHDAAYLFDRFVSLMEGQRA
- a CDS encoding dihydroorotase gives rise to the protein MSKILIRGAKVLGGEPQDVLIDGETIAAVGTGIEAGDATVIEAAGQVLLPGLVDLHTHLREPGREDSETVLTGTKAAAVGGFTAVHAMANTFPVADTAGVVEQVWRLGKESGYCDVQPIGAVTVGLEGKQLAELGAMHDSAAGVKVFSDDGKCVDDAVIMRRALEYVKAFDGVVAQHAQEPRLTEGAQMNEGIVSAELGLGGWPAVAEESIIARDVLLAAHVGSRVHICHLSTAGSVEIVRWAKSKGWNVTAEVTPHHLLLTDELVRSYNPVYKVNPPLRTEADVLALREALADGTIDCVATDHAPHPHEDKDCEWAAAAMGMVGLETALSVVQQTMVETGLLDWAGVADRMSSRPAAIGRLDGHGRPVSEGEPANLTLVDPAYRGVVDPAGFASRSRNTPYEGRELPGRVTHTFLRGRATVVDGKLA